From the Actinomadura luzonensis genome, the window AGACGCCTTCGGCCAGCAGGTGGGCCGCGTACGTGCCGGCCTCGACGCGCTTGGCCAGCGCGACCTCCTCCTCGGCGCTGAGCAGCGGCGTGGCGCCGATGCTCGCGAGGTAGTCGCCGAGCTGGTCGGCCTGCGGCCCGGCCTCGGCCTGCGCGCTCATCGTCCTCTCCTCACCACGACGAACGGGCAGGGCGACTCGTGCAGGAGGCCCTGGCTGACCGAGCCCATCACCATGCCGGAGAACGTGCCGTGCCCGTGCGAGCCGGCGACCAGCAGGTCCGCGCCGGCGGCGGCCTGCCGCAGCACCTCGACCGGGTGGCCGTGCACGACCTCCTCGATCACCGGCACGTCCGGGTGCCGTTCGCGGTGCCCGGCCAGGGTCTCCTTCAGCACGAGCAGCTCGTCGCGCTCGTCGTCGGGGTCGGCCGGGCCGAGCCCGCGCACGTCCGCCCAGGACCAGGCGTGCACGGCCCGCAGGGCGGTGCCGCGCAGGTCGGCCTCGGCGAAGGCGAAGTCGAGCACCCGCCCGGCCATGGGCGAGCCGTCCACGCCGACGACGATCTCGCCGCGCGGCAGCGACGGCAGCTCGCGCACCACGACGACGGCGCACGGCGCGTGCCCGGCGACGCCGTAGGCGACCGAGCCGACCAGCAGCCCGCGCACGCCGCCGACGCCGTGGCTGCCGAGCACCACCAGCTCGGCGTCCGCGGCGGCCCTGACCAGCGCGGTGCGGGGGTCGCCGGGCAGGAACACGGTCCGCACGTCGATCTTCGGGCGTTCCCGGCGGGCGCGGGCCTCGCCGGCGGCGAGCACGGTACGGCCTCCGTCCCGCATCCAGCCGGCCACCTCGGCGTAGCGGCCGCTCTCGGTCTCGCACGCCCACCTGGGCATGGCGTGCGCCACGGTCAGCGGCACGTCGCGCAGCGCGGCCTCGCGCGCGGCCCAGCCCGCGGCCTCCAGTCCGGCGCGGGACCCGTCGACCCCGACAATGATCATGATGCCTCCTGATCGCTCCGTGTCCATGACACCGCCGGGGCGGGTGACGGGCCTAGCGACGAAAGTCCTTTCCGGCAGGGACCTCCGACAACTGCGGGCCGGGACCCGTACGCTCGGGGCATGCGGCCGCTCGCGCTCTTCGACCTGGACCGGACCCTGCTCGACCTGGACACGGCGCTGGCGCGCTGGGCGGCGGAGTTCGCGGCGGGGCGCGGGCTGGGGCCGGAGGCGGTGGCGCTGGTGACGGCGCTCGACGCGGAGCTGCGCCCGGACCGCGGCCGGTTCTTCGCCGAGCTGCGGCGCCGGTTCGGCCTGCCGGAGCCGGCGGAGGAGCTGCGGGAGGCGTTCCGGCGGCGGCTGCCGTACCTGGCGGGCTGTTATCCAGGGGTCCGCGAGGCGCTGGCGGGGCTGCGCGCGGAGGGGTGGCGCGTCGGGATCGTCACGAACGGCGCGGCGGACCGGCAGCTCGGCAAGATCCGCCGGACGGGGCTGGGCGAGCTGGTGGACGGCTACGCGATCTCCGACGCCGAGGGCGTGCGCAAGCCGGCGGCGGAGCTGTTCGCGATCGCGGCCCGCCGCTGCGGCACGGGCCTGGCGGCGGGCGGCTGGATGGTGGGCGACAACCCGGCCACGGACGTGGCGGGGGCCAGGGCGGCGGGGCTGCGCAGCGTGTGGATCGACCACGGCACCTGGCCGGCGCACGCGAACGTGGCCGACCATGTGGTCGGCCACGTCCTGGCGGGTGTCGAGGTGGTGCGGGACGCCTGCTCCGGCGGAGCAGGCCGCGTGGTCACTTGAGCCATGCGTTCTCGCGGACGAACCGCAGGGTGCCGAGGCCGAAGACCGCGCCGGCGTTGGCGAGCGCCAGGCCGATGATGACGATCGAGTAGATCAGGTGCTCGTCCATGAACGGGTTGTTGGCCAGGGGCAGCTCGGCCGCCCACATGAGGACCAGCATCGCGGTGCCCGCGCCGGCCGCGATCCGGGTGCCGATGCCGAGGACCAGCGCCAGGCCCACGCCCAGCAGGCCGAGCATGAACAGCCAGTCCACCCAGGCCTGTCCGGCCAGGGAGCTGAAGAAGCCGCCGAGCGCGTTCTCGCCGGTGCCCTTGAGGAAGCCGGTGGTGGGGCTGCCGCCGTTGATCCAGGACTTGGCGGCGGGAGTGGCGAAGCCCCAGCCGAAGGTCTTGTCGAGGAAGGCCCACAGGAAGATCCAGCCGATCGCGATCCGGGTGATGGCCCAGACGTAGTCGACGGGGCGGCGTGCCTCGGTGGCGATGCCGGCCTGCGCGGCAGGCTTGCTGACGGTGGCGGCCATGACGGCCCCCTTTCCATGACGGTCGGTCGTGCTTCTCACGCTCCAAGCACACCGCTTTATGCGCGCTTTACGCAGAGCCGTACGGCCTGCCCGTCACGGGCCTTTGGTCCTCTTCCTGGCCCGCCACCCCTTGTGCGCGGCGTCGGCCAGCACCATGACGGGGATCGCGGCCGCCGCCAGCGCCCACCCCGCGGCGGGCGGGAACGCGCCGCCGAGCACCCGGGCGACCGGCGGCACGGCGAGGAAGAACAGCAACATCCCGGCCTCGAAGGCGACCGCCCCGAGCAGCAGCGGGTTGGCCCGCCACCGCAGCCGGCCGATCCAGCGGGACTCGCTGCGGCAGGCGAAGGCGTTGGCGAACTGGCCGAGCACGACGGCGGCGAACGCGGTGCCGGACGCCGCGGCCAGCAGCCCCGCCCCCGGCGCGAGCCCGGGACGCCAGCCGCCGAGCAGCAGCACCCCGGCGAAGGCCGCCATCTCGGCCAGCGCCTGGGCGGGGCCGAGCACGCCGAAGACGCGGGCGAGGACCCGCCGGTCCACGAGGTTGCCGGTGCGGGCGGGGCCGTCCATGGTGCGCGGGTTGGCGGGCTCGGCGCCGAGGGCGAGCGCGGGCAGCAGGTCGGTGCCGATGTCGAGGGCGAGCACCTGGAGCACGCCGATCGCCAGCGGGATCGTGCCGCCGCTCAGCGCCCACACGGCGAACGGGGTCAGCTCGGCCACGTTGTCGGTCAGGTGGTAGGTGAGGAAGCGGCGCACGTTGGCGTAGGTCGCCCGGCCCAGCTCGACGGCCGCGACGATGGTGGCGAAGTGGTCGTCCAGCAGCACCAGATCGGCGGCCTCGCGGGCGACGTCGGTGCCGGAGCGGCCCATCGCCACGCCGATGTCGGCCTCGCGCAGCGCCGGCCCGTCGTTGACGCCGTCGCCGGTCATGGCGACGACGTGGCCGCGCGAGCGCAGCGCGCGGGCGATGCGCAGCTTGTCCTCGGGGGTGACGCGGGCGACGACCACGCCGTCGCAGTCCAGCAGCTCGCCGAGCGCGGCGTCGTCGCCGGGCAGCTCGGCGCCGGTGACGACCAGCTCGTCCGGGCCCAGCAGGCCGACCTCGCGGGCGATGGCGCGGGCGGTGCCGGGATGGTCGCCGGTGACCATGGCCAGCCTGATCCCGGCGATGCGGCACTTCCAGATGGCCTCGGCGACGTCGTCGCGCGGCGGGTCGTGCAGGCCGACCAGGCCCAGCAGCTCCAGGTCCCGCTCGTCCTCCCCCTGGCCCGTCGCGACGGCGAGGACCCGCAGCCCGTGCTCGCTCATCCGGGCCAGCTCGTCCTCCACGCCCGGCGCCGGCCGGCACAGCGGCAGCACCGCGTCGGGCGCGCCCTTGAGGTGCAGCCGGCCGCCCACCACGACCGAGGCGCGGCGGCGCACCGGGTCGAACGGGAACCGCCGGACGACCTCGCCCGTCAGGTCCGCCCCCACCCGCAGCGCCTCGACGTGCAGCGCGACCTCCATCGGGTCGCCGACCGGCCGGCCGCCGCTCATCCGGCCGGTGGAGCTGAGCACGGCCGAGCGCATCACCTCGGGGCGCGGGCAGGAGGGCGCCCACACCTCGGCGACGGTCATCTCGTTGCGGGTCAGCGTGCCGGTCTTGTCGGTGCAGATGAACGTGGCCGAGCCGAGCGTCTCGACCGCCTCCAGGTGCCGTACCAGGGCGTTCCTGGCCGCCATGCGCTGCGCGGCGCGCGCCAGCGACAGCGTCACGGTCGGCAGCAGCCCCTCGGGCACCAGCGCCACCGTCACCCCCAGCGCGAACAGGAAGCCCTGCCCGGGATCCATCCCGAGCAGCACGGCCAGCCCGAAGAAGGCCGCGCCGACGGCGAGCGCGATCCCGGCGACGATCCGCACCACCTTGCCGAGCTGCACGGCGAGCGGGCTCGGCGGGCGGCGCGCCTCGCGGGTCAGCCGGGCGATCGCGGCCAGCCTGGTCCGCGCCCCGGTGGCGGTGACGACGGCCTCGGCCTGGCCCTCCACCACGAACGTCCCCGCGTGGGCGGCCTCGCCCGCCCCGGGCCGGACGGGCCGGCTCTCCCCGGTCAGCATCGACTCGTTGACCGCCAGCGCGTGCGCCTCGGCCAGCTCCAGGTCCGCCGAGACGCGGTCGCCCGCCTCCAGCAGCACCACGTCGCCGGCGACCAGCTCGGCGGCGGGGACGAGCCGGCGCTCGCCGTCCCTGCGGACCACCGCGTTCGCCGGGATCAGCTCGCCGAGCCGCTGCGCGGCCCGGTCCGCGCGGTACTCCTGGGCGAAGGCGAACGCGCCGTTGAGCAGCACCACGACGACGATGGCCACGGCGAGCTGCGGCATCCCGGCCAGCAGCGCCAGCCCGGCCGCCGCCCACAGCAGCAAGGCGAAGAAGTGCGCCATCTCGCGCAGCAGGAGCACGACGGGAGAGGCGCGGCGGGCGGCCGGCAGGGTGTTGGGCCCGTCGGCGGCCAGGCGGGCGGCGGCCTCGGCGGAGGTCAGGCCCGGCCGTACGGGCGAGGCGGTCCTCATGCCCGCCACGTTCCCGCGCGGCGGGCGGCTCCCGGCAGAGGCGTTCGGCACCAAGGTCGTGGGCCTTCCGGCTCGCTCCGGTCAGCAGATCCTGGGCAGCTGCTCGCCGACGAGCAGGTCCACGACCCGGGTCGAGCCGACCAGCGTCCGCATGATCACCCGGCCGGGGTGCCCGGCGACCAGCGTCCCGATCCTGGTGGCCTGCGCGCCCTCGGGCCGCGCGCGCATCGCGGACAGGACCGCGCCGGCCCGCGCCGGGTCCACGAACGCCACCAGGCAGCCCTCGTTGGCCACGTGCAGCGGGTCGAGGCCGAGCAGGTCGCAGGCGGCGGCCACCTCCGGCGGCACGGGGACGGCCGGCTCGTCCAGCTCGACGCCGACGCCGGAGGCCGCGGCCAGCTCGTTGAGCGCGGCCGACAGCCCGCCCCGGGTGGGGTCGCGCAGCGCGTGCACGCCGCAGCTCCCCGCCGTGATCATCGCGGCGGCCAGGCGGTGCAGCGGGCGGCTGTCGGAGGCGATCCCGGTCTCGAAGCCGAGCCCTTCGCGGGTGCTGAGGATGGTGACGCCGTGCAGGCCGATGGGCCCGGACAGCAGCACGGCGTCCCCCGGACGGCCGCCGGCCGCGCTGACGTGCGCCCCGGGCAGCCGGACGCCGACGCCGGTCGTGGTGACGTAGAGCCCGTCGGCGGCGCCCCTGCCGACGACCTTGGTGTCGCCGGTGACGACGGGCACGTCGCAGGCGCGGGCAGCGGCGGCGACCGACGCGGTGACCCGGCGCAGCTCCTCCAGCGGCAGCCCCTCCTCCACGATGTACGCCAGCGTCAGCGCCACCGGCACCGCGCCCCGCATGGCGAGGTCGTTGACCGTGCCGTGGACCGCCAGCGAGCCGATGTCCCCGCCGGGGAAGAAGCGCGGCGTCACCACGAACCCGTCGGTGGACACCACGATCTCGGGCGCGCCGGTGGTGACCAGCGCGGCGTCCTCGGTGGCGGGCGCGCCGAGCCGCGGGGTCAGGTCGGCGAGCAGCTCGGCCATGAGCCGGCCGCCGGAGCCGTGGCCGAGCAGCACGCGCTCGTCCTCGGTGAGCGGCGCCGGGCAGGTCGCGGCGAGCGGGTCGAAGCCCGTGCTCATGGCAGCACCTCCTGTGCTTCCTGCCGGACGCGGCCGGCGTTGTGGTAGGCGGCGCAGGTGCCCTCGGCGGAGACCATCGGCGCGCCGAGCGGGCGGCGGGGCGTGCACAGCGTGCCGTAGGCGGGGCAGTCGAGCGGGGTGCTGGTGCCGCGCAGGATGTCGCCGGCGATGCAGGCCGGGTGCTCGCGGGCGCTGAGGCCGGCCACGCCGAACCGCAGCGCGGCGTCGTACGCGGCGAACTCCGGCGCCAGCACCAGCCCGCTGTCCGGGATGTCGCCGATGCCGCGCCAGGTCTGGCCGCTCACCCGGAACACCCGGCGCAGGGCGTCCCTGGCGAAGGTGTTGCCCTCGCGCCGCACCGCCCGCGCGTACTGGTTCTCGACCTCGAAGCGGCCCTCCTCGAGCTGGCGCACCACCATGAGGATGCCTTCGAGCAGGTCCAGCGGCTCGAACCCGGTCACCACGATGGGCACCCGGTAGCGGGCGGCCAGCGGCTCGTACTCGGTCCAGCCCATGACCGCGCACACGTGCCCGGCGGCGAGGAACGCGTCCACGGACGCCGACTCCATGATCGCCGACATGGCGGGCGGCACCAGCACGTGGCTGACGAGCACGCTGAAGTTGGCGAGCCCCTCGCGGGCGGCCGTGAGCACGGCCATCGCGTTGGCGGGCGCGGTGGTCTCGAAGCCGACGGCGAAGAACACCACCTGCCTGCCGGGGTTGGCGGCGGCCAGGCGGACGGCGTCCAGCGGCGAGTACACCACGCGCACGTCCGCGCCGCGCGCCTTGGCCGACAGCAGGTCCGTGCCGGAGCCGGGGACGCGCAACATGTCGCCGAACGAGGTGAAGATCACCTCCGGCCGGGCGGCGATGGCCAGCGCCCGGTCGACGGTGGCCAGCGGCGTCACGCAGACCGGGCAGCCGGGCCCGTGCACCATCCGGACCGGGATCAGCTCGTCGATGCCCTGCC encodes:
- a CDS encoding universal stress protein; its protein translation is MIIVGVDGSRAGLEAAGWAAREAALRDVPLTVAHAMPRWACETESGRYAEVAGWMRDGGRTVLAAGEARARRERPKIDVRTVFLPGDPRTALVRAAADAELVVLGSHGVGGVRGLLVGSVAYGVAGHAPCAVVVVRELPSLPRGEIVVGVDGSPMAGRVLDFAFAEADLRGTALRAVHAWSWADVRGLGPADPDDERDELLVLKETLAGHRERHPDVPVIEEVVHGHPVEVLRQAAAGADLLVAGSHGHGTFSGMVMGSVSQGLLHESPCPFVVVRRGR
- a CDS encoding HAD family hydrolase, with protein sequence MRPLALFDLDRTLLDLDTALARWAAEFAAGRGLGPEAVALVTALDAELRPDRGRFFAELRRRFGLPEPAEELREAFRRRLPYLAGCYPGVREALAGLRAEGWRVGIVTNGAADRQLGKIRRTGLGELVDGYAISDAEGVRKPAAELFAIAARRCGTGLAAGGWMVGDNPATDVAGARAAGLRSVWIDHGTWPAHANVADHVVGHVLAGVEVVRDACSGGAGRVVT
- a CDS encoding DoxX family membrane protein, translating into MAATVSKPAAQAGIATEARRPVDYVWAITRIAIGWIFLWAFLDKTFGWGFATPAAKSWINGGSPTTGFLKGTGENALGGFFSSLAGQAWVDWLFMLGLLGVGLALVLGIGTRIAAGAGTAMLVLMWAAELPLANNPFMDEHLIYSIVIIGLALANAGAVFGLGTLRFVRENAWLK
- a CDS encoding cation-translocating P-type ATPase; its protein translation is MRTASPVRPGLTSAEAAARLAADGPNTLPAARRASPVVLLLREMAHFFALLLWAAAGLALLAGMPQLAVAIVVVVLLNGAFAFAQEYRADRAAQRLGELIPANAVVRRDGERRLVPAAELVAGDVVLLEAGDRVSADLELAEAHALAVNESMLTGESRPVRPGAGEAAHAGTFVVEGQAEAVVTATGARTRLAAIARLTREARRPPSPLAVQLGKVVRIVAGIALAVGAAFFGLAVLLGMDPGQGFLFALGVTVALVPEGLLPTVTLSLARAAQRMAARNALVRHLEAVETLGSATFICTDKTGTLTRNEMTVAEVWAPSCPRPEVMRSAVLSSTGRMSGGRPVGDPMEVALHVEALRVGADLTGEVVRRFPFDPVRRRASVVVGGRLHLKGAPDAVLPLCRPAPGVEDELARMSEHGLRVLAVATGQGEDERDLELLGLVGLHDPPRDDVAEAIWKCRIAGIRLAMVTGDHPGTARAIAREVGLLGPDELVVTGAELPGDDAALGELLDCDGVVVARVTPEDKLRIARALRSRGHVVAMTGDGVNDGPALREADIGVAMGRSGTDVAREAADLVLLDDHFATIVAAVELGRATYANVRRFLTYHLTDNVAELTPFAVWALSGGTIPLAIGVLQVLALDIGTDLLPALALGAEPANPRTMDGPARTGNLVDRRVLARVFGVLGPAQALAEMAAFAGVLLLGGWRPGLAPGAGLLAAASGTAFAAVVLGQFANAFACRSESRWIGRLRWRANPLLLGAVAFEAGMLLFFLAVPPVARVLGGAFPPAAGWALAAAAIPVMVLADAAHKGWRARKRTKGP
- the hypE gene encoding hydrogenase expression/formation protein HypE; the encoded protein is MSTGFDPLAATCPAPLTEDERVLLGHGSGGRLMAELLADLTPRLGAPATEDAALVTTGAPEIVVSTDGFVVTPRFFPGGDIGSLAVHGTVNDLAMRGAVPVALTLAYIVEEGLPLEELRRVTASVAAAARACDVPVVTGDTKVVGRGAADGLYVTTTGVGVRLPGAHVSAAGGRPGDAVLLSGPIGLHGVTILSTREGLGFETGIASDSRPLHRLAAAMITAGSCGVHALRDPTRGGLSAALNELAAASGVGVELDEPAVPVPPEVAAACDLLGLDPLHVANEGCLVAFVDPARAGAVLSAMRARPEGAQATRIGTLVAGHPGRVIMRTLVGSTRVVDLLVGEQLPRIC
- the hypD gene encoding hydrogenase formation protein HypD; translation: MKYLDEYRDPVLARRLIGEIRAAARHRWSIMEVCGGQTHTIVRQGIDELIPVRMVHGPGCPVCVTPLATVDRALAIAARPEVIFTSFGDMLRVPGSGTDLLSAKARGADVRVVYSPLDAVRLAAANPGRQVVFFAVGFETTAPANAMAVLTAAREGLANFSVLVSHVLVPPAMSAIMESASVDAFLAAGHVCAVMGWTEYEPLAARYRVPIVVTGFEPLDLLEGILMVVRQLEEGRFEVENQYARAVRREGNTFARDALRRVFRVSGQTWRGIGDIPDSGLVLAPEFAAYDAALRFGVAGLSAREHPACIAGDILRGTSTPLDCPAYGTLCTPRRPLGAPMVSAEGTCAAYHNAGRVRQEAQEVLP